The Ancylothrix sp. D3o genomic sequence ACAACTTCCCGATGCCAAAATTTTACTGGCAGAATTAATCGCCAAACAAGTTACCGCGCTTTTATGCCCTCTCAAAATATTGGTTAATCGCCAAGCTCTGCCTCTGTGAGAAGGCTCTGCATAAATTGGCTGTTCTGAGTATTCTTCTATTTCTTCTGTTTCCTCAGCCTCGAAAATTTCCGCCATTTCTTCAAGTTTTTCTAGTTCTTCTTGATGGCTTATTTTTTCTTCAGCTTTTTTCCTCTTCTGGCTACCGGCCTTTTCTGGGAAACCATCCACCGATTCTTGTAAATCAAGCATTTGATTTCGCAGTTTAATAATCCCCTCCCGAATAGGATTTAAGTCTGGCATTTCCGCCATAATTTGGCGATTTTTTATTAGTTCAGGAATGTTTAAAATATCTGCGGAAAGCCGTCCTAATGCAGATTGAATGCCGCTTAAATCTACAGGAGACGAAGTTTGACTTGGCGTAGAAAGTTTCTCTAACGCAGCTTGGATTTCACTTAAATCTATTTCCGGCTGCACGTTCTGAGGCTCAGCTTCTAAACGCTCTTGAATTTGAGCAAGCTTTGTATTAATTTCTTCTAATTGCTGAATAACCGACTTTTGAAAATTCTCAATAATACGACTTTGCAAAGTTCCTGAGACAGCAGCAACTCCATCTGAAAGCAAAACTAAAGCAGCTTCAAGCCGGTTAAAATCAAAAGCCGGTGTAGAAATAGAACTTTCTTCTAAATTGCGGCTTTGTTGCGTTAATTGTTGCTGCAACTGAGCAAAAGCAGCGCCAATCATTTCCAGTTGCCGTGATGACGTTGTATTAACCAATTCTGCCAATTTATCCAGCGAATCTTGGCTATCTGCAAAATCGCTAATTTGTAAGGCTTCTCGCTGGATTTCTACCCCGGCACCCCCAGCCATTGAATTTTGTAACCCTCCCAGCATTTGATATAAAATTGTTTGCTGGCTTTGCAGTCTTTCAATTTCTGCAAATAAACGGGTTAAATCTTCCCTGAATTCCAAAGATTGATTATCTTGCCTTTGTTGTGCCAGCGCATCCAAAACACCCAAAACAGCAATTCTTAACTCTTCAATTTGGCTTCCAAAATTAGAATTCAACTCCCCCACTGTCGCTGTATAATTGGCTGGTTGACTCTTCAATAACCGGCTATTTAACTCCTCAAGTTGCGCTTGCACCGGCGCCAAAGACGGCAGACGTTGACTTGCAAGGTTTTGCAAATTA encodes the following:
- a CDS encoding WD40 repeat domain-containing protein encodes the protein MQNNGNWLIIAEYASIAGSIIGTAIAVANQQLLYAATPISLSLLLNLANRRALERLPRGGGEIVQLQRQILADMEYMRRQAADPASGEPVRIAISDLAQAMSYLQSEMTVQGRELRALQNNLQNLASQRLPSLAPVQAQLEELNSRLLKSQPANYTATVGELNSNFGSQIEELRIAVLGVLDALAQQRQDNQSLEFREDLTRLFAEIERLQSQQTILYQMLGGLQNSMAGGAGVEIQREALQISDFADSQDSLDKLAELVNTTSSRQLEMIGAAFAQLQQQLTQQSRNLEESSISTPAFDFNRLEAALVLLSDGVAAVSGTLQSRIIENFQKSVIQQLEEINTKLAQIQERLEAEPQNVQPEIDLSEIQAALEKLSTPSQTSSPVDLSGIQSALGRLSADILNIPELIKNRQIMAEMPDLNPIREGIIKLRNQMLDLQESVDGFPEKAGSQKRKKAEEKISHQEELEKLEEMAEIFEAEETEEIEEYSEQPIYAEPSHRGRAWRLTNILRGHKSAVTCLAINSASKILASGSCKEIKLWNLENGTELHNFDIDSEAMAIADLAIHPDGELLAVANANIELWNLRTQEKTRTLETSFWASCVTISADGKIMVSAGEDPVDETGSIQIWKLPKAELLNDLGPDVIYAVAISPKGDILVTAGMASSAEDEIEEEGLIQLRRLPSGEVFHTIKEPAKVYAVAISSDGNNLVTGGEDGKVKVWYLPTGQLLRKLEGHPSAVHSIAISPDGEIIATGSSDHTVKLWEMYTGALLQILDEHTEKVSKVAFSPDGKTLVSASSDMSVKVCRCG